A genome region from Brassica oleracea var. oleracea cultivar TO1000 chromosome C2, BOL, whole genome shotgun sequence includes the following:
- the LOC106324794 gene encoding probable histone H2A.5, which translates to MESSPPATKAARGGRRGGDRKKSVSKSVKAGLQFPVGRIARYLKKGRYAIRYGSGAPVYLAAVLEYLAAEVLELAGNAARDNKKNRINPRHLCLAIRNDEELGKLLHGVTIASGGVLPNINPVLLPKRTTGSSHGEKEKASSPAKKSPKKG; encoded by the exons ATGGAGTCATCACCACCAGCAACCAAGGCAGCGAGAGGTGGAAGAAGAGGAGGAGACCGCAAGAAGAGCGTCTCCAAGTCCGTCAAAGCCGGTCTCCAGTTCCCCGTCGGCCGCATCGCTCGTTACCTAAAGAAAGGCCGTTACGCGATCAGGTACGGCTCCGGCGCTCCGGTCTACCTCGCCGCCGTTCTCGAGTACCTCGCCGCCGAG GTTCTTGAGCTAGCTGGGAACGCGGCGAGGGATAACAAGAAGAACAGGATAAACCCGAGGCATCTTTGTTTGGCGATAAGGAACGATGAGGAGCTGGGGAAGCTGTTGCACGGTGTGACGATAGCGAGTGGGGGTGTGCTTCCGAATATCAACCCGGTTCTGCTTCCTAAGAGGACTACTGGTTCGTCTCACGGTGAGAAAGAGAAAGCTTCTTCGCCGGCTAAGAAGTCTCCCAAGAAGGGTTGA